The following DNA comes from Flavisolibacter ginsenosidimutans.
CTCATATCGGCATAATGACGGAGGATAATGACCTCGCGTTGATCTTCGGGCAATTGGTCCAGCATGTCGCGGACGCGGTTGTGACTTTGCTTTTTTATCATCTTGTCCTCGGCGCTTTCCTCGGTAAAATTCAGCACCTCGAAGATGTCCTGATCATCGCTGTTTTTGATCGTCGGCGTTCTTTTAACTTTTCGGAAATAATCTACGCAAAGGTTGTGGGCAATGCGCATCGCCCAAGGCAAAAACTTGCCTTCCTCGGTGTAGCGCCCGCTTTTGATGGTATCAATAATGCGGATAAAAACATCCTGAAAGATGTCTTCGGCAAGGTACTTGTCCTTTACTAAAAAGAAAATGGACGTGTACAATTTTTCCTTGTGACGCAATACCAGCGTTTCAAATGCGTTTACATTACCGGCATTAAATGAGTTGATCAACTCATGGTCGGACAGTTTGGATAACAGGTTCATAAACTCCCGCGTTTAAGGGTTTGAGGATTTGGTGCAAAAACGATGTAAATGAAAAATCTGCGTAGAAGTTTATGCGATAGGCGTGTTGCGTTTAAGAAGTTTTCGGTGCATTGGATTTGTTGACCTAAAAATAGGTGTCTTTTCCTATTCGCCAAATATTTTGTTGGCGAGCGCTGCTTTTCCGCCGTCAAAAAACTGTTAACGTTCGGCTGCTCTTGCTAAATACCTTAGTACATTTGTTTCCCGCATGAAAGAGCAAGTTGTTAAGACCAGAAGAAAGAAAGAAGAGATTGCCGTTGCCGATGATTCAATATTTATCAAAGGCGCAAGGGTTCACAACCTCAAAAACATTGACGTCAGTTTTCCGCGCAATAAACTCATAGTCGTTACCGGCGTATCGGGTTCCGGTAAATCATCCTTAACCATAGACACCTTGTTTGCCGAAGGCCAGCGCCGCTACGCCGAGAGCCTCAGTGCTTATGTACGGCAGTTTTTGGCCCGCATGGACAAGCCCGACGTTGATTACATCAAAGGTCTTGCGCCGGCCATTGCCATTGAGCAAAAAGTCATTACCCGCACGCCGCGAAGCACCGTGGGCAGCATGACCGAGATTTACGATTACCTGCGCCTGATGTTTGCACGCATCGGTAAAACCATTTCGCCTGTTTCCGGCCGCGTGGTAAAAAAGGACGATGTAAAAGATGTACTCGAAGCCATCAAAGTATTGAAAGAAGGCAGCCGTGTTTTTATCCTGTCGGCTTTTAAAACGCACCGCAACCGCGACGAACGTGAAGAGCTAAACATCCTGATGCAAAAAGGCTTTTCGCGGATTTATGTTTCGCCGTTTTCAGCCACGCAGAAAGAAAATGCGGCAGGCAAAGGCACAACGTATTCGATTGAAGACGTGCTCTCAAATCCCGATGATTTTAAAAAAGCTTTTAAGTACCCCGAGAATGTGTACGTGTTGGTTGACCGCATCGTCGCCAAGGAATTTGACGAAGACGACGAACACCGTCTGGGCGATTCCATCGGCACCGCGTTTTACGAAGGCGAAGGCGATGTATATGTGGAGGTTGACGGTGAAAAGATTCTGCACTTCAACAACCGTTTTGAACTGGATGGAATGAGCTTTGAAGAACCTTCCCCCAATTTGTTTTCCTTCAACAATCCTTTTGGTGCTTGCCCGGTTTGCGAAGGCTTTTCGATGGTGTTGGGCATTGACGAAGACTTGGTGATTCCCGACAAACGTTTGAGCGTTTACGAAGGTGCCGTGGCGCCCTGGAAAGGAGAGAAGTTAGGCCGCTGGCGCGAAAACTTTGTGAAGGCGGCAAGGCATTTTGATTTCCCGGTTCACAAGCCCGTTGCTGATTTAACGAAAGAACAATACCGCGTTTTGTGGGAGGGCAATAGCTACGCGGACGGCATCAATGCTTTTTTTAAAGAAGTAGAACAGAATTTATACAAGGTACAGTACCGCGTAATTCTTAGCCGCTATCGCGGACGAACAAAATGTCCCGAGTGTGGAGGCTATCGCTTGCGCAAAGAAGCGTTGTACGTAAAAGTTCACGGTGCTCACATTGGCGAATTGAGCGAGATGCCGATCGCGGATTTGAAGGATTGGTTTAACAGGACGAGTCGGGATTTTACAGATTTTGAAAAGGAAGTCGGCAAACGAATCCTTATTGAGATCAATCACCGCATTGACACGATGCTGAGCGTGGGTTTGGGTTATTTGACCTTGAACCGTTTGGCAAACACGTTAAGCGGCGGCGAAAGCCAGCGCATTCAATTAACGCGAAGCTTGGGCAGCAATCTTACCAACTCGCTTTATATTTTGGATGAGCCTTCCATTGGCTTGCATCCGAGAGATACGTTCAATTTAATTCGCGTTTTGAAAGAACTGCGCGACTTGGGTAATACGGTTGTTGTTGTTGAACACGACGAAATGATGATGCGTGAAGCCGATCACATTATTGACATGGGGCCGCTGGCTTCGCACCTTGGCGGCGAAGTGATTGCCGCTGGCAATTACGAACAAATCATTAGCAACCCGAAAAGTTTAACCGGAAAATATTTGAGTGGAGAGCTAAGCATTGATGCGCCAAAAAAAGTTCGTAAGTGGAATAGCTCCATCATCATTGAAGGCGCACGGCAGCACAACTTGAAGGACATCACGGTTGAATTTCCGTTGAACGTTCTTTGCGTGGTTAGCGGCGTTAGCGGCAGTGGAAAAACAACGCTCGTCAAACACATTCTTTATCCCGGCCTGAAAAAGTTACAAGGCGAGCCAACGGACAAAGTTGGTTTTCACAAAGCCATCAAAGGCGATGTAGAGTCCATCACGCAAGTAGAGATGGTGGACCAAAACCCGATTGGAAAATCATCGCGAAGCAACCCGGTTACTTACGTTCGTGCATGGGACAACGTTCGCGATTTGTACGCTTCGCAACCGCTGAGCAAAATTCGCGGCTTTCAACCCAAGCATTTTTCGTTTAACGTTGATGGCGGACGTTGCGATGCGTGCAAAGGTGAAGGTGAAAAAATCGTGGAGATGCAGTTCCTCGCCGACGTACACCTGACTTGCGAAGTTTGCCATGGACGAAGGTTTAAGGAAGAAGTTTTAGAAGTTCAATACAAAGGCAAAGGTGTGTTCGATGTGTTGGAGATGAGCGTGGACGAAGCCATTGATTTTTTTGCCGATGAAAAATCGATTCTAACAGCGATAAAACCTTTAAGTGAAGTTGGTTTGGGCTACGTAAAACTTGGACAATCTTCTGATACACTTTCTGGCGGTGAAGCGCAACGCGTAAAACTTGCATCTTTTCTTGGTAAAGGACGGGCGGCGGGTAAAATTCTTTTCATCTTTGATGAGCCCACAACAGGACTTCATTTTCACGACATAAAAAAATTGCTTGCTTCTTTCAACGCTTTGATTGAACAAGGCCATTCTATTCTTGTGATTGAACACAACACCGATGTCATTAAAAGCGCAGACTGGGTGATTGATCTCGGCCCCGAAGCCGGCGACGCAGGCGGTTATCTTGTGTATGAAGGCAAACCGGAAGGATTGAAGAAAGTAAAAGAGAGTCACACGGGACAATTTATTTAACTGAACTTACGCAGTAAGAAAAACTTGTTGCTGTGATAAGGCAAACCTCATGATCCTATTAGAAGGGGTTGATGCTTAGAGGGAAATCTTCTTGCCTCATGCTTCCGTATTGCAAAACCCAATTAAGCGAATACGGTTTTCCTCTCCTTTGCTCCGTTTTTCTGCAAAGGTCATAAGGTTGATTTCCCAACGAAAAAGAAGCTCTCCGTTGCCAGAAGCCTGCGGAAGTTGAGTTAGTGAATTAGCGTCACTGTGCCTTTCTTCTCCACTATCTGACCGCTTGCTTTCTTCACCCGCACAGTGTACACATACGTTCCATTTGGTTGCAGCGTGCCGTTCATCATTCCGTTCCACCCACGGCTTTTATCTGTCGTATGAAAAACCATTTGTCCCCAGCGGTTAAAAATTTTAAAGTCAATCTCATTAATTGCCGTGCCCATCACTTTCACTTCATCGTTTCGTCCGTCACCGTTTGGCGTAAAGGCTGATGGAATGTAAACGTCGTCGAGCGGGATAGCGATCAGTTGCAAGGTTGCGGTATCCCTGCAGCCGAGCGATGATTGTCCAACGGCTGTGATGTTTACCGATGTGTCCATTGCAAATCCTTGGCTTTTGCTTGTTTGATTGCGGAACAAGTTTGCCGGTTGCCATGTTGCAATTGAATAAGGGAGGTTACTGCTTGATTGGATCAACACATTCGTTCCGGAAAGTGCCGGATTTATATTAGGTCGCAAGACAATTAAAAAGTCTTCTACAAAAACCGTTACAGTCTTTGTGTTCTTGCATCCGTTGGTATCAACGGCGCTGGCAAAATATTGCGTTGTGCTTTGCGGAGAAACGACAATGAAAGCTGTATTGCCAAAGTTCGTCCAGTTTACAGGGGTACCGGGTGACGATGCGTTTAAAACCGCCGTTCCCCAACGGCAAACGATTGTGTCGCGGCTTATGTTTAATGCCGGTTTTTTATTGACTGTTATGGTTATCACGTTGATGATGCTGTCGCAATGCGTGACAGCACTCTTCGTCGTGTCGGTTATAACGGCCGGCGTCGTAAAAACCGTGCCTTTGTAAACAACCGAATCGCAGCCGGAAACGGATTGCTCATTCACCTTGCTCACGACCAAGTACAAATTCACAAGGCTGTCGCAACCCGTAGCCGTCGTAAAGTTGGCCGCATACTTTCCTGTAACTGTCAGCCATTGTCCGTTAAAAAGGTAACCGTTGCCCGGCGCGATGCAAGCTGTGATAAAAGTTTGCTGTACGGAAGCAATAAGAATGTTTACGTCGCGATAAAGACTGTCGCATGAAGTAACAAGACTCTTTACAGTATCTCTTACAATCGTGGATGAGTTGTAGGTGATTCCGTTATAGACAATGCCGTTGCAGCCCTTTAACGTGAGACTTTGCCGGCCCGCCACAACAAGATATAAACGAACGATACTGTCGCATGTGCTTGTCGTGTACACAGTCTGATAATTGCCTGTGTTGGTCAATAGTTGGCCGTTGAAATTATAAGTCTGACCCGGCTGCAAACAAACAGAAACGTATTGATGTTTGGTTGTATAAACGGTTAGCGTGGTGATTGTAATTAGACTATCGCAACCCGAAACAAGGCTTCTGATTGTATCACGAACAACGGTGGAAGAAAAATAGGCTCTCCCTTTAAACATCACCGAATCGCAGCCTTGTGCAGTTTGCGTTTTTGTTTGCGTTACGGTCAAATAAAGCCGCACGGTGCTGTCGCAATTCGTCGTTTGATACGTTGTCGTATAATAACCGTTTGCGGTTAATGTTTGCCCGTTAAAGAGATAGGATTGACCTTGGTTAATACAGGTTGTGACAAAAGTTTGCAGCGTCGGCAAAACATTTATTTGTACAATGCGGTAAACGCTATCGCAGAAACCCGCGCTTCGCAGGGTGTCTCTTAAAAGCGTGGAGGATGTATAAGTTGTGCCGTTGTAAACAACACTCCCGCAACCGTTGAGCGTTTGCTGTTGAACGGAAGCTATAACAAGTTTTAGGTGTACAGTGCTGTCGCAAAAGCCCAGGCGAACGAAAACAGCTGTGTATTGTCCTGAACCGCTTAAGCTTTGTCCGTTGAATGAATAAGATTGCCCGGGGCCAAGACAAACAGACGTGTACCGAACGGGTGAAGCAGTGATTGTTATGTTGGTTACCCGATAAAGGCTGTCGCATGACGAAAGCGAACTGCGAACCGTGTCAATTGACCGCGTTGAGACATAATACATCTGTCCATGCCAGAACAAGCTATCGCAACCGCTGATGTTTTGCGTTTGTGTAACGGCCATCGTCAAATACAACTGCACGATACTGTCGCAGCCGTCGTGCGTCGTCAATTGCGCAGTATAATAACCTCCTGTCGTTAAGGATTGATTGTTGAAAAAGTAGGACTGTCCTTGTTGAATGCAAGCGTTGATATTTGTATGAAGAACTGGTTGAATGAGAATTTGAATGGTTTGCAAAATGCTGTCACAACCTGTGATTGTGCTTCGAAGCGTGTCCGTTAACGTTGTTGACGAAACATAAGTCACACCGTTATACGTGAAACGATTGCATCCCTGGTAAAGGATGGTTTGTCGTTGTGCAATCAACAAATGCAGGTGCACAACGCTGTCGCAGGAAACACCGTTTAGTGTTACGGTGTAATCTCCCGATGCGTTTAATACCTGTCCGTTGAAGTTATACGCCTGTCCGCTTGCAAGACAAACATTCAGGTAGGTATGCAACGAATGATTGACGACGACGTTGTGCGTTTGTATTATGCTATCGCAACCTTGTTGATTGTACAAGGTGTCTGAGAAAACGGTAGATGCATAAAATCGTTGTCCGTTTAACCACACCGAATCGCAACCAGTATGCGTCTGCATCTGTATATCTGCAACGGTCAGGTTTAAGCGAACAGTACTATCACATCCTTTGGTATTTGTCGTGTACAAGAGATAATTTCCGCTCGATGAAAATGTTTGTCCGAGTAAAGCAATCGAACCGTTTGGCGGCAGGCATACCGTTGTGTCTTTTACCGTCGCCCGCTTGATTCGTATGTGAATATTTTTTACAAGCGAATCGCAGGCAAGAACAACGCTGCTGACCGTTTGCGTAAAGTTTGCATCATCTGTGTAAGTGGTTCCGTTGTACAAAACCGAATCGCAACTTGTTGTATCAACAGTTTCCGCTTGCTTCACCACCAAGTAAAGACGTGCCGTATCGGTACAGCCGTTGACGTTGTTCAAAAGCACGGTATGCAAACCTGTCGTGGTAAACGATTGTCCAAAGAATACAAACGGCGTGTTGTCTGTGCAAGCCGTGGTGTATGTACTAGCCGACGATGAAACATTGATCGTAGCCGCTGCGTTATTTGAACAACCGCTTGCTGCGTCGGTATAAGCATAATTAATGACGTAATTGCCCGCAGTGCCCGGCGGTATAAAATTATTTCCGGTAACGTTTGTTCCGGTAAACGTTCCACCAGCAGGCATGCCGTTTAAAAGGATGGATGAACTGTTAATGCAAACCGGCGCATAACTGCCGGCATTCACTGATGGAAGCGCATTGACGGTTAGCGTAAATGGCTTTGTGCAACTGTTGCCGCAAACATTCGACAACCTAAGATAGCCGGTGTACGCTCCCGGTGGCGTGTTCGCGGGTACGGTAATAAGAATATTGCCACCGAGAGTTGCGTTGTTGACCGCTGAAAAATAAACCGATGACGTTGCGTCCCATGTTAGGGTATAAGTAGCCGGTGCGTTTGAAGACGAATAAGAAAGTAAAACAGTTTGCGTGTTGGCACCAAAACATACGGCTGCGTTGTTCACTGCGTTCAACACAGGACCGCTGCAAATTTGTGTTCCGCCGTTGCCTGCATTGGAAACACCTGGCGTTAAACTTGGTTCGGTCAGGTACGTTCCGCTGCTGCTCAAATAAATGCCTTGGTTAGATGCCGAACTAAATACGGCATTAACGTTGTTTATTGAATTGCCCGGATTGGGAACATTGTTTACACCTTGTGCGTTCCCCGATGCGGCGCATGTTGTATAAGCACTCAACGGGTAAGTGCCTGCGTTGTTGCCGTTGTTGTAAGAAACCGACGTTACAAGATTGCCTGAGGCATCCAACAAACTTAGCTGGCCTTTTGTATTGGGAAAGCTGCCGGCGCTTAAAAATTGTTTCATGTACACAGCGTTAGCAGTGACGGCCAACGTGCCTATGTTAACATCGGCTGCACCTGCATAACTGTTTACGGCGCCACCCGTAGGATAGCCGGTTCCACTGCTTACACCGGCAGTTCCCGCAGTACCGCCTATCAAAAAGTATCCGCCGCCGCTGATGTTTTTTCCCGAGGGAATTTTGACCGTCCAGCCGGTAGGATTGCCGGTGCCGTTTGCACCGCTGGTGCTGCTAAATATTAAAGTGTAACAACTTAAATCAACGGTGCAGCCGCTGCGGTTAAAGAGTTCAACAAACTGGCTGCCGTTGCCACCCGTTGGTGCAATGCCGACTTCGTTAATGACAAGTTGCGAATGTGCCACCCGGGCAAATGATAAAAAGAAAAACAGGGCGGCTGTACGGTACATAAAGCAGAATCGTTTTGGTATCAGTTTGATTGGCTGTACTCAAATATACAAATTTCATCTTCGCATATAAATTTTAAAACATTCGTTTTTTGCTGAGGCATGCAAACAAAAACGGCTGCTTCAAGAAGCAGCCGTTCATCTCAGCGACGTTCTTTCATCGAAGCCGGTCGAGGCTTTTAATTAGCTTTTGATCTTTTCTAATTCCTCGTATAGCCAAAATGTAAAGACCCAGAATGCCAAAATGAAGAACGCAGGAAAGGGCAAAGGCGCCGGCAGTAAAGTATTTCAATTGAAGAATGTAGTCTGTAAGCAAAGCAAGCGTGAGCACGAGTCCGGCAACCGCAACTTTGAGTTGCAACTTGCGATTCTCAAACAAAAAGATGGAAGCAAAAGCCGTTAGGCCCGTTAATACTGTCAGCACGATAAGCAGCATGTTGGATTTAGCCGTTAACTGCGGAGCAATATCGGCCGATAGTGGCGTGCCCACGTAAAAAGGAACACTAAACGTAATAGCGGCGAAGATAGCAGCCAGCAAGAGCCACACGGATTGTATGCGTTGAATCATGAAACGGTTTTGCTGTAAAAATAGGAAGGAATGAATCTTTATGTAACCGGCAATTGTAATTCTGTTCAGCTTCCGTTGCGTCGCACACTTCGGGGTTTGGAACAAGGCTCAACTTCTTTAACTACGGAGAGCCACAGAAAAAATTCTTTGTGGCTCTCCGTGCTCTCTTTCCTTTCTGCTCTCTGTGATTGAAGCTTGCCGCACAGTGAGTAAAGCGTACAAGAGTGCTACACAACGATGCTTAATTATTGTGTCGTCCTTTGCGCAAACTTATCCGAGTATTTCATCTATTTGCCGAAGCTCGTCTTCGCTGAAATTGTAATTGCGCAGGCTTTGCGCCGAGTCCAAAACCTGTTCGGGTTTGCTTGCGCCAATAATGACGGAAGTAACACGTTTGTCTTTCAGCACCCAGGCCAGCGACATTTGCGCAAGCGTTTGCCCGCGGCCTTCCGCAAGCGTGTTTAAGCGTTGAATTTTGGAAATCAATTCGTCTGTGATAACGTTGGTATCAATGGCGCCGTTGCCCCTGCCGCTTGCGGCCCGCGAGTCTTCGGGAATGCCGTGCAGATAGCGGTCGGTTAGCAAGCCTTGTGCAAGCGAGGAAAAGGTAATGCAGCCGATGTTTAATTTTTCAATGGTGTCCAGCAGACCTTGTTCGGGTGTGCGCACCATCAACGAATACTTGGGCTGGTGAATGAGCAACGGCGTGCCCAGGCTATTCAGAACTTTGTAGGCTTCTTTTGTTTGTTCCGGCGAGTAGCTGGAAACGCCAACGTACAAAGCTTTGCCTTGTTGCACAAGTTGATGAAGTGCCGTCATTGATTCTTCCAGCGGCGTTTCAGGATCGGGCCGATGATGATAAAAAATATCCACGTAATCCAATCCCATACGCTTCAGGCTTTGGTCGAGCGAAGCCACCAAATATTTTTTTGAACCGAAATCGCCGTAAGGCCCCGGCCACATCGGATAACCAGCTTTTGATGAAATGATCATCTCGTCGCGGTAGGCTTTGAAATCATCTTTTAAAATTTTTCCAAAGGTTTCTTCCGCGGCACCCGGCGGCGGACCGTAATTGTTGGCCAGGTCAAAATGCGTAATGCCGCAATCAAAAGCGGTGTGCATGATGTCGCGGCATTTTTCGTAATCGTCCTGCCGGCCGAAGTTGTGCCAAAGGCCCAGTGAAAGTGCGGGCAGTTTAAGGCCGCTGTGGCCGCAGCGGCGGTACTCCATGTATGCGTAGCGGCCGGGCGATGGTTGGTAAGTCATGTGTTGAAGATAGGCGATTGGTTGAATTGTTGAAACGTTGAGATGTTGATTGTTCTCCAATTGTTCGATTCAATTTAATTCACAACTCAACTGCTCAACAACTAAACTACTTGCGTGCTGGTGGCTGATAATCGAAGGGCAACATCGTTCCCATCTTTTCCCACCAGCCCCAATAACCGGTGCTCAATAAATCTTCGGGATTAAAATAAGAGCCGTTGGCCAGCACTTGCAGCGGCTTGCCGTTCACCAGCGTAATTTCCGACATCATCGCGTCGCTGCTTTTCGGAAACATCTGCTTGAATTCAGGAGGATTTTTTTTGTACTTGTAGATAACGAGCAAGTAGTCGGGAAAGTCAAACCCGGCCACGGTCGAATCAATTGCGTATGCCATGCTGTCGCCGCGCAAAAGGTCTTTTCCGTAAACTTTTTTGAAATCGTCCTCACGCATGATGCGGTTATAATAAGCCGAACTGTCGCGGTTGACGGTGGAAACCAGTCTTCCGTTTTCATCAGCACGTACGCTGCTTGTTTTGTAAATCATTTTAACCCGGTTTTTTTCGGCATTGGGGATTTTTTGAAGCCGCCTTACATCGAAACCTTCTTCAACAATTTTGTTTCGGTAAAGTGCCCGCATAAACTGAAGCATAGAACCCAGGTACACGTCTTCTCTTGCTTTTTCCCATTGCCGTTGTTTGTGGTCACTGCCCTGCAAGTTCTGAAAGAATGGGAAGCCGGCGTAAAACAACATCCGCGTTTTAAAATTGTAACGAAAATCTTCGAGTTGATAAGTGATGCGATAGCCGAGTGCTTTGTTTTCTATTTGCAAGGGCGCAACGGCAACGGCGGTCAAAGTGTTGTTCTTTTTTGAATTGCGGAATTTCAATGCTTCGGGATTTTTTATCCGGCAATCGCGACTGTATTCCGTTGTGCCAATGAAGTTGTCGGTAAACCATTTTCCCCATTTTTCCCAGCCGTCTTTTTCGTAAGGCTCAATGATGATCGTTTCTAATTCCGGTGCTTTTGGTGTTAGTTTGATGGTGATGAAACCAAGCACTTCGTTTGTGTTGATGGATTGGCTGTACGTTGCGTAGCCAACAGAAGAAACAACCAGCTCAAATTTTCCCGCAGGAACGTTTAAAGCGAAGCCGCCTTCGTCGTTTGCGGTTGTACCAATAGAGGTGTTGCTTAGAAACACGCTGGCTTTTGGAACAGGAGTGTGCTTTTCCTCATCTAACACAACGCCTTTTAGCAACGTCTGTGCATGAGCAACCGTTAACCAAGAGAAGAAAAGCAGTACAAGGAATGATCGCATCGTCAAATTTTCAAACCACCAAAATTTGAAAATAAAAAAAACTCAACCAAACGAATGATTGAGTTTTTCAGTATCGTCGCTAAGCAAGGTTGTGCGGCTGGTGGCCTTTCTCCATCGGGGAAAGGCCGGGGTAGGAGCACTACACATCAATTCGTGCATACTTCGCGTGGCTCTCGATGAACTCTCTACGCGGCGCCACTTCATCGCCCATCAACATGCTGAAGATGCGATCGGCTTCGGCGGCGCTTTCAATGGTTACCTGCTTGAGGGTTCTTGTATCCGGGTTCATGGTTGTTGACCATAACTGGTCGGAGTTCATCTCACCCAAACCTTTGTATCGCTGAATGCCCACCGAACCTTCGTTGCCGCCGCCAAATTTTTCAACCAATGCACGGCGTTGTTCTTCGTTGTAAGCGTAGGCTTGTTCTTTGCCTTTCTTCACTAAGTAAAGCGGCGGTTGCGCAATGTACACGTAGCCTTGCTCTACCAGTTCTTTCATGTAGCGGAAGATGAACGTGAGAATGAGCGTTGCAATGTGGCTTCCGTCCACATCGGCATCGGTCATGATGATGAGTTTGTGATAGCGAAGCTTCTGCAAATTCAAAGCCTTTGGATCATCGGGCGTGCCAACGGTTACACCCAATGCTGTGTACATGTTTCGAATTTCTTCGTTCTCGTAAATCTTGTGCTCCATCGCTTTTTCCACGTTCAGGATTTTACCGCGGAGCGGAAGAATGGCCTGGTAGCTTCTGTCGCGGCCCTGCTTGGCTGTACCGCCGGCCGAGTCACCTTCCACCAGATAGAGTTCGCATTTATCGGGATCACGTTCGGAGCAATCAGCAAGCTTGCCGGGCAGGCCACCGCCGCTTAATACCGATTTGCGTTGCACCATCTCGCGGGCTTTCTTGGCGGCCGCTCTTGCCTGGGCCGCAAGAATTACTTTTTGAATAATGTTCTTGGCTTCCCGTGGATTTTCTTCGAGGTAAGCTTCCAGAGCTCTTGACACCGTCGTATCGACGATGCCCATTACTTCGTTGTTGCCCAACTTTGTTTTGGTCTGTCCTTCAAACTGGGGCTCGGGGACTTTCACAGAAATTACGGCGCTTAATCCTTCGCGAAAATCGTCGCCTTCGATGCTCACTTTGGCTTTTTCAAATAGGCCCTGCTTGTCGCCATAACTTTTGAAAACACGGGTTAAAGAGCGGCGAAAGCCGGCTACGTGTGTGCCGCCTTCAATGGTATTAATGTTGTTGACGTATGAGTAAATATGTTCGTTGTAGCTGGTATTGTAGGTCATGGCAACTTCTACCGCTACGTTGTTTTTTTCGTCACGTCCATCTACAAACAGTGGCTTGGGCAACAAGGAGGCACGGCCGCCGTTGGCGTCCAGCATTTCTACAAACTCAATGATGCCGCCTTCGCTGTAAAAGGTTTTGGAATAGGTAAGGCCCGCTTCTTCATCCTTCTCACGTAAATCGTTTAACGTGATGCGAAGGCCTCTGTTCAGAAAGCTCAACTCACGCAAGCGGCTTTCTAAAATATCCTTGTTGTAGGTAGTGGTGATGAAGATGGTATCATCGGGCCAGAAATGAACCGTCGTTCCTCTTTTTTCGCTCACGCCAATTTCGCGAACGTCGTATTGCGGAACGCCGATCTTGTATTCCTGTTCAAATATTTTTCCTTCGCGAAAAACGTTAACGTGCAGTTTTGTACTCAATGCGTTTACACAGCTTACGCCTACACCGTGTAAACCGCCGGAAACTTTGTAGGAATCTTTATCAAACTTACCGCCGGCGTGAAGTACAGTCATTACCACTTCAAGTGCCGAGCGGCCTTCTTTGGAATTGATGCCGGTAGGAATGCCGCGGCCATCGTCTTCTACGGAAATGGAATTGTCTT
Coding sequences within:
- a CDS encoding DUF4293 domain-containing protein; its protein translation is MIQRIQSVWLLLAAIFAAITFSVPFYVGTPLSADIAPQLTAKSNMLLIVLTVLTGLTAFASIFLFENRKLQLKVAVAGLVLTLALLTDYILQLKYFTAGAFALSCVLHFGILGLYILAIRGIRKDQKLIKSLDRLR
- the gyrB gene encoding DNA topoisomerase (ATP-hydrolyzing) subunit B, whose translation is MSDILDAVTTVPAPAISPAYGADSIQVLEGLEAVRKRPAMYIGDIGVKGLHHLVYEVVDNSIDEALAGWCKNIIVTIHEDNSISVEDDGRGIPTGINSKEGRSALEVVMTVLHAGGKFDKDSYKVSGGLHGVGVSCVNALSTKLHVNVFREGKIFEQEYKIGVPQYDVREIGVSEKRGTTVHFWPDDTIFITTTYNKDILESRLRELSFLNRGLRITLNDLREKDEEAGLTYSKTFYSEGGIIEFVEMLDANGGRASLLPKPLFVDGRDEKNNVAVEVAMTYNTSYNEHIYSYVNNINTIEGGTHVAGFRRSLTRVFKSYGDKQGLFEKAKVSIEGDDFREGLSAVISVKVPEPQFEGQTKTKLGNNEVMGIVDTTVSRALEAYLEENPREAKNIIQKVILAAQARAAAKKAREMVQRKSVLSGGGLPGKLADCSERDPDKCELYLVEGDSAGGTAKQGRDRSYQAILPLRGKILNVEKAMEHKIYENEEIRNMYTALGVTVGTPDDPKALNLQKLRYHKLIIMTDADVDGSHIATLILTFIFRYMKELVEQGYVYIAQPPLYLVKKGKEQAYAYNEEQRRALVEKFGGGNEGSVGIQRYKGLGEMNSDQLWSTTMNPDTRTLKQVTIESAAEADRIFSMLMGDEVAPRREFIESHAKYARIDV
- a CDS encoding carboxypeptidase-like regulatory domain-containing protein, which produces MRSFLVLLFFSWLTVAHAQTLLKGVVLDEEKHTPVPKASVFLSNTSIGTTANDEGGFALNVPAGKFELVVSSVGYATYSQSINTNEVLGFITIKLTPKAPELETIIIEPYEKDGWEKWGKWFTDNFIGTTEYSRDCRIKNPEALKFRNSKKNNTLTAVAVAPLQIENKALGYRITYQLEDFRYNFKTRMLFYAGFPFFQNLQGSDHKQRQWEKAREDVYLGSMLQFMRALYRNKIVEEGFDVRRLQKIPNAEKNRVKMIYKTSSVRADENGRLVSTVNRDSSAYYNRIMREDDFKKVYGKDLLRGDSMAYAIDSTVAGFDFPDYLLVIYKYKKNPPEFKQMFPKSSDAMMSEITLVNGKPLQVLANGSYFNPEDLLSTGYWGWWEKMGTMLPFDYQPPARK
- the mgrA gene encoding L-glyceraldehyde 3-phosphate reductase, translating into MTYQPSPGRYAYMEYRRCGHSGLKLPALSLGLWHNFGRQDDYEKCRDIMHTAFDCGITHFDLANNYGPPPGAAEETFGKILKDDFKAYRDEMIISSKAGYPMWPGPYGDFGSKKYLVASLDQSLKRMGLDYVDIFYHHRPDPETPLEESMTALHQLVQQGKALYVGVSSYSPEQTKEAYKVLNSLGTPLLIHQPKYSLMVRTPEQGLLDTIEKLNIGCITFSSLAQGLLTDRYLHGIPEDSRAASGRGNGAIDTNVITDELISKIQRLNTLAEGRGQTLAQMSLAWVLKDKRVTSVIIGASKPEQVLDSAQSLRNYNFSEDELRQIDEILG